One Deinococcus aestuarii genomic region harbors:
- a CDS encoding ParB/RepB/Spo0J family partition protein, translating into MTAAETLPADPTPALRLAPRQEFPAEVVQVPWTSLRRSEFNPRRTFDDKPLFELAVDIYHKGMLQNLVVRPHPTEEGAYEIAAGERRYRAAGLLVEGLELVDDQGGESTLLKVPGEYTVPVLIRPLTDQQLVEVAITENLQREDISPLEEADGYARLRGLGMRPDEIAARSGHPLRRVEQRLILADGLGKEGRKLLIEDKINVAQAQVIAQTTGELKKHLVKLVKENPRSYSAEQLRKITTEGRVLVSNALFDWEAAGLAVCEDLWGVTPAYFRDNARAQALQLEAIEAQAQQDRESGNWAFVDVLPCGAHGNVRSLPWSTYRNYGPQELQGVVYIHNLSGEMYRHEGAVREDAAKAAEKAKQTAQRAQVRAEQAAQPPEDRPVRDVAHRLGQEARARVLWGSLATDPKRCLVLTVQGLFEASSEVKVRTDPAPSMSAPLPEAVALVERWTTERPDLFQTHKEGTMVTQLYGSKLHDALIDLSVDDLLALLAYHMHDSLHHWSGFSATSRPGALAVHVAGQIGADKRLAQEWEVTAEFLNAYTIPQLTALIATMPKKVQPGIAPGVSKKELVGRIVEVAGALREAGWVPDVVKFQR; encoded by the coding sequence ATGACCGCAGCCGAAACCCTGCCCGCCGACCCCACGCCCGCCCTGCGCCTCGCGCCTCGCCAGGAGTTCCCCGCCGAAGTCGTGCAGGTGCCCTGGACCAGCCTGCGCCGCAGCGAGTTCAACCCCCGGCGCACCTTCGATGACAAGCCGCTGTTCGAGTTGGCCGTGGACATTTACCACAAGGGAATGCTGCAAAACCTCGTGGTGCGGCCCCACCCCACCGAGGAAGGCGCGTATGAAATCGCCGCAGGCGAGCGCCGCTACCGCGCGGCGGGCCTCCTCGTCGAGGGCCTGGAACTCGTGGACGACCAGGGCGGCGAGAGCACGCTGCTCAAGGTGCCAGGGGAGTACACCGTCCCGGTGCTGATTCGGCCCCTCACTGACCAGCAGCTCGTGGAAGTCGCCATCACCGAGAACTTGCAGCGCGAGGACATTTCCCCGCTTGAGGAGGCGGACGGGTACGCGAGGCTGCGCGGGCTGGGGATGAGGCCCGACGAGATCGCCGCCAGGAGCGGGCACCCGTTGCGGCGGGTCGAGCAGCGCCTGATTCTGGCCGATGGGCTGGGCAAGGAGGGCCGCAAGCTGCTGATCGAGGACAAGATCAACGTCGCCCAGGCCCAGGTGATCGCCCAGACCACGGGCGAACTCAAGAAGCATCTCGTGAAGCTGGTCAAGGAGAACCCACGCTCCTACAGCGCCGAGCAGTTGCGGAAGATCACCACCGAGGGGCGCGTGCTGGTCAGCAATGCCCTGTTCGACTGGGAAGCAGCGGGGCTGGCCGTGTGCGAGGACCTTTGGGGCGTGACGCCCGCCTACTTCCGCGACAACGCCAGGGCGCAGGCGTTGCAGCTTGAGGCCATCGAGGCGCAGGCGCAGCAGGACCGGGAGAGCGGGAATTGGGCCTTTGTGGACGTGCTGCCGTGCGGCGCCCACGGCAACGTGCGGAGCCTGCCGTGGAGCACCTACCGGAACTACGGCCCCCAGGAGTTGCAGGGCGTGGTCTACATCCACAACCTGTCCGGGGAGATGTACCGTCACGAGGGGGCGGTGCGCGAGGACGCGGCCAAAGCCGCCGAAAAGGCCAAGCAGACCGCCCAGCGTGCCCAGGTCCGCGCCGAGCAGGCCGCGCAGCCCCCCGAGGACCGCCCGGTGCGCGACGTGGCCCACCGCCTCGGCCAGGAGGCCCGCGCCCGCGTGCTGTGGGGCAGCCTCGCCACCGACCCCAAGCGGTGCCTTGTCCTGACCGTGCAGGGCCTCTTTGAGGCGTCCAGCGAGGTCAAGGTCCGCACCGACCCGGCCCCGAGCATGAGCGCCCCCCTGCCGGAAGCCGTGGCCCTGGTGGAACGCTGGACGACCGAGCGGCCCGACCTGTTCCAGACGCACAAGGAGGGCACGATGGTGACCCAGTTGTACGGGTCGAAGCTGCACGACGCCCTGATAGACCTGAGCGTGGACGACCTGTTGGCCCTGCTCGCGTACCACATGCACGACTCCCTGCATCACTGGTCGGGCTTCTCCGCCACGTCGCGGCCTGGGGCGCTGGCGGTCCACGTCGCGGGGCAGATCGGGGCGGACAAGCGGCTGGCGCAGGAGTGGGAGGTCACGGCGGAGTTTCTGAACGCCTACACCATCCCGCAACTCACCGCCCTGATCGCCACTATGCCCAAAAAGGTGCAGCCGGGCATCGCGCCGGGGGTGAGCAAGAAAGAACTCGTGGGCCGCATCGTGGAGGTCGCCGGGGCGCTCCGCGAGGCGGGGTGGGTGCCCGACGTGGTGAAGTTCCAGCGGTAA
- a CDS encoding tetratricopeptide repeat protein encodes MKYESSVEYQMQQRNFAYAAVIETLRLQATSRPLTPTELGMLGSSQFRLGLFKEAEVNLLAARDGGNVEAEIELQGCRLALLKFELAREDLELLIHRTEGFLHSMALRWAGVTEAILGNTSYGVGLLNQAYREFQASGNARGMQITANMLGGWLTMRGDFEKAEFYIKRSLKLSDPQVEQAFWVDTGVRLFMLYAYTDRSREARETIDLMKRTIVEISPQAKASGYFNIQIRLCETVLYRLQGKRGAFVKTLFGLHPLLLDKRQRHIDALLWLGPLLLDSISRMGQHEVALGIIHYLLPDRSARILPLRVVEGVILLRSGGYKKAISALEQALEAAQEGGQRLDAIRCQLYLADALYKSGWAEKAIPHLNQALRSLGHVKSNFLIRDDLDAIKSVLLYGESKPETAHLLQIMRGSVPAPPGREIHLQTFGRLGLQEDGQERKWALDEQKVLLILTYLRRKPGETVDQIAKEVLTEKYLESPQAAHIYVRRALKLLRDEFGKDMILATQERKAAPASYRLADEFVLRLDMEVAEKALDEDDLEKFFEVYQGPFAAHLDGNFVTAENDYFEGRAYQHLSNLKRSAEGLSDLYQLERWVKLLLSVAPENEDVVQLNMDVDEAIQAASEQEPPGLGNSYNF; translated from the coding sequence TGCGGCTTCAAGCCACCAGCCGCCCGCTCACGCCGACCGAATTGGGCATGCTGGGCAGCAGCCAGTTCCGGCTGGGACTGTTCAAGGAGGCGGAGGTCAACCTCCTGGCCGCCCGGGACGGCGGCAACGTGGAGGCGGAGATCGAGCTGCAAGGCTGCCGTCTCGCGCTCCTGAAGTTCGAGCTGGCGCGTGAAGACCTGGAGCTGCTGATTCATCGCACCGAGGGGTTTTTGCACAGCATGGCCCTGCGCTGGGCCGGGGTGACCGAAGCCATCCTGGGCAACACCAGCTACGGTGTGGGGTTGCTCAACCAGGCGTACCGCGAGTTCCAGGCGTCGGGAAATGCCCGCGGCATGCAGATCACCGCCAACATGCTGGGCGGCTGGCTGACCATGCGGGGTGACTTCGAGAAGGCAGAGTTCTACATCAAACGCAGCCTGAAGCTCTCGGACCCGCAGGTCGAACAGGCCTTTTGGGTGGACACGGGCGTCCGGCTGTTCATGCTGTATGCCTACACCGACCGTTCACGCGAGGCCCGGGAAACCATCGACCTGATGAAGCGGACCATCGTGGAGATCAGTCCGCAGGCCAAGGCGAGCGGATACTTCAACATCCAGATCCGGTTGTGCGAGACGGTGCTGTACCGGTTGCAGGGCAAGCGGGGCGCCTTCGTAAAGACCCTGTTCGGGTTGCACCCGCTGTTGCTTGACAAGCGGCAGCGGCACATAGACGCGCTGCTGTGGCTGGGGCCGCTGCTGCTGGACTCCATCAGCCGCATGGGTCAGCACGAGGTGGCGCTGGGCATTATTCATTACCTGCTGCCCGACCGCAGCGCCCGCATCCTCCCGCTGCGGGTGGTGGAGGGTGTCATCCTGCTCAGAAGCGGCGGTTACAAGAAGGCGATCAGCGCGCTGGAGCAGGCCCTTGAGGCGGCGCAGGAGGGCGGCCAGCGCCTCGACGCGATCCGCTGCCAGCTTTACCTGGCCGACGCGCTGTACAAGAGCGGCTGGGCGGAAAAGGCCATCCCTCACCTGAATCAGGCGCTGCGCAGCCTGGGCCACGTCAAGAGCAACTTCCTGATCCGCGACGACCTCGACGCCATCAAATCGGTGTTGCTGTACGGCGAGTCCAAGCCGGAGACGGCCCACCTGCTCCAGATCATGCGCGGCAGTGTGCCTGCACCCCCGGGCCGCGAAATCCACCTCCAGACCTTCGGCCGCCTGGGCCTGCAAGAGGACGGCCAGGAGCGAAAGTGGGCGCTCGACGAACAAAAGGTGCTGCTGATCCTGACCTACCTTAGGCGGAAGCCGGGTGAAACGGTGGACCAGATCGCCAAGGAGGTGCTCACCGAGAAATACCTGGAGTCGCCGCAAGCGGCGCATATTTACGTGCGCCGGGCGCTCAAGCTGCTGCGCGATGAGTTCGGCAAAGACATGATCCTGGCTACGCAGGAACGTAAGGCCGCGCCAGCCAGTTATCGCCTCGCGGACGAATTCGTCCTGCGCTTGGACATGGAGGTTGCTGAGAAGGCGCTGGACGAGGACGACTTGGAAAAGTTTTTTGAAGTATACCAGGGACCCTTTGCAGCGCACTTGGACGGCAACTTCGTTACAGCCGAGAACGATTACTTTGAGGGAAGGGCGTACCAGCACCTCTCCAACCTGAAGCGAAGCGCCGAGGGGTTAAGCGACCTGTACCAACTGGAGCGGTGGGTGAAACTCCTGCTGAGTGTCGCGCCGGAGAACGAGGACGTGGTGCAGCTCAACATGGACGTTGACGAGGCCATTCAAGCCGCGAGCGAACAGGAACCTCCCGGTTTGGGGAACTCTTACAACTTTTGA